A single window of Vibrio sp. SCSIO 43137 DNA harbors:
- the maiA gene encoding maleylacetoacetate isomerase, translated as MDIRLYSYFRSSAAYRVRIALNLKGVPYKILPVHLVHNGGEQHGTAYRSINPQGLVPCLEWTDSRGRNQHLSQSTAICEYLEDMYPETPLLPSDAVARAQVRSLMQIIACDLHPLNNLRVLRYLEEQQELSKQDKMDWYFHWLDEGFKAIEARLHKNLSEDYCFGNEVTLADVFLIPQVYNAVRFKFDMEPFEKIVQVYQHCTSLKAFRIAAPENQPDAE; from the coding sequence ATGGATATCAGGTTATACAGCTATTTTCGCTCTTCCGCAGCCTACCGTGTCAGGATTGCCCTTAACCTGAAAGGTGTCCCTTATAAGATTCTGCCGGTTCACCTGGTTCATAACGGTGGAGAGCAGCACGGAACGGCATACCGAAGCATTAACCCTCAGGGGCTAGTACCCTGTCTGGAATGGACTGACAGCCGGGGGCGGAATCAGCATCTGAGCCAGTCAACGGCCATTTGCGAGTATCTGGAAGATATGTACCCTGAGACACCTCTTCTGCCGTCAGATGCTGTTGCCCGCGCTCAGGTTCGTTCACTAATGCAAATTATCGCCTGCGACCTTCATCCGCTCAACAACCTCCGTGTACTCCGCTATCTGGAAGAGCAGCAGGAACTCAGCAAACAAGATAAGATGGATTGGTACTTCCATTGGCTGGATGAGGGCTTCAAAGCCATCGAAGCACGGTTACACAAGAATCTCAGCGAAGATTATTGCTTTGGCAATGAGGTTACACTGGCTGACGTTTTTCTGATACCTCAGGTATATAACGCAGTCAGGTTTAAATTTGATATGGAACCTTTTGAGAAAATTGTTCAGGTTTATCAGCACTGCACCAGCCTGAAAGCGTTCCGGATTGCCGCCCCGGAAAATCAACCTGACGCTGAGTAG
- a CDS encoding siderophore-interacting protein, with amino-acid sequence MMNKPKPILLTVQSSKALTTNMQRIILQGEGLSQFPADCVGGYIKLLFTAEGSPDLSQLAPDTQPVRRTYTIRDFDAEKCQITVDFVRHTVEDCGCGHAARWAMSAAAGDQIHISGPGKLQPINTEADWFFLSADMTALPALSVKLASLPDNAKGYAVIEVLALSDIQPLSAPDNVEVIWVEKKSGSKVLADKVEQLHWMDGTAFVWCACEFDTMRTLRNYFRNERQVEREHIYISSYWKNGVTEEGHKVIKRQDAETA; translated from the coding sequence ATGATGAATAAACCAAAGCCAATTTTACTTACTGTCCAGTCTTCAAAAGCCCTGACCACCAATATGCAGCGAATTATCCTTCAGGGAGAGGGGCTGTCTCAGTTCCCTGCTGATTGTGTCGGCGGTTATATCAAACTGCTATTTACTGCCGAAGGAAGCCCGGATCTCAGTCAGCTTGCACCAGATACCCAACCCGTGCGTCGTACGTATACCATCAGAGACTTTGATGCCGAAAAATGCCAGATTACCGTAGACTTTGTACGTCATACTGTTGAAGATTGCGGATGCGGTCACGCTGCCCGCTGGGCAATGTCAGCCGCGGCTGGCGATCAGATTCACATCTCTGGGCCCGGTAAACTGCAACCAATTAATACAGAGGCAGACTGGTTCTTCCTTAGTGCTGATATGACAGCACTTCCTGCCTTGTCGGTAAAACTGGCCTCGCTACCGGACAATGCCAAGGGTTACGCCGTCATCGAAGTACTGGCTCTGAGCGACATTCAGCCTCTTTCTGCCCCGGATAATGTCGAGGTTATCTGGGTAGAGAAAAAATCCGGCAGCAAAGTATTGGCGGATAAAGTGGAGCAACTACATTGGATGGATGGCACTGCCTTTGTCTGGTGTGCATGCGAATTTGACACAATGCGCACCCTGAGAAATTACTTCCGCAATGAACGTCAGGTTGAACGGGAACATATCTATATCAGCAGTTACTGGAAAAACGGCGTTACCGAAGAAGGGCATAAAGTGATTAAGCGTCAGGACGCTGAAACGGCTTAG
- a CDS encoding glycosyl transferase family protein: MSSVIECIRTVGKGERGRKPLTFEQAFRVMDEYLDGKVGEDQMAMLLMLIRVQNETCDEVAGFVHAFQSRLPAITSDIDWPCYAGKRSSTGKPWHVIAAKILAENGFKVLLHGYLEQESEREHAASYLKQMNIPSAGSVSEVQSLLDKHSIAYLPLSVFAPKIVEMLDFKKRYGLRTPVNTMVRALNPGNSDYGVRGSFHPGFQQLHAEIEHSVGRSGHAVVSFKGQSGESEYNPKVSQTIWCSDSDGVSSHYWPEQMLSEVSLPKSCSMGTQESELNTMANAVIATMSAVLFAKFRQREVAAELALKYWNEWVLKQ; the protein is encoded by the coding sequence ATGAGTTCAGTTATTGAGTGTATACGCACAGTAGGAAAGGGAGAGCGTGGACGCAAGCCGCTTACCTTTGAGCAAGCCTTCAGAGTAATGGATGAATATCTGGATGGTAAAGTGGGCGAAGACCAGATGGCGATGCTGCTGATGCTGATACGTGTGCAGAATGAGACCTGCGATGAAGTAGCTGGTTTTGTGCACGCCTTTCAGTCGCGCCTTCCGGCTATAACATCAGATATTGACTGGCCTTGCTATGCTGGTAAACGCAGCAGCACAGGTAAGCCATGGCATGTTATCGCTGCAAAAATACTGGCGGAAAATGGTTTTAAAGTACTGCTGCATGGTTACCTTGAGCAGGAAAGTGAACGGGAGCATGCTGCCTCATATCTTAAACAGATGAATATCCCGTCCGCCGGCAGTGTCAGCGAGGTTCAGTCACTGCTGGATAAACACAGCATCGCTTATCTTCCGTTGTCGGTATTTGCTCCCAAGATTGTTGAAATGCTCGATTTTAAAAAGCGTTACGGCTTGCGGACACCGGTAAATACCATGGTGCGGGCTCTCAATCCGGGTAATTCAGACTATGGTGTTCGTGGCAGTTTTCATCCCGGCTTTCAGCAGCTACATGCCGAAATAGAGCATAGTGTTGGCAGAAGCGGTCATGCCGTGGTCTCTTTTAAAGGGCAGTCCGGTGAGTCTGAGTACAATCCTAAAGTGAGCCAGACTATCTGGTGCAGCGACTCAGACGGAGTTTCTTCCCATTACTGGCCGGAACAGATGCTGTCGGAAGTATCACTCCCGAAAAGCTGCTCTATGGGAACTCAAGAGTCAGAGCTGAATACAATGGCCAATGCGGTGATTGCTACTATGAGCGCGGTTCTTTTTGCCAAGTTCAGGCAGAGGGAAGTCGCCGCAGAGTTGGCGCTGAAATACTGGAATGAGTGGGTTTTAAAACAGTAG
- a CDS encoding pyridoxamine 5'-phosphate oxidase family protein, translated as MLSATQRSRIKKAPHKACTDTESLYRIIDESLIAHVAIVEQNAPLVIPMLAWRVEDKVYIHGAKNSRLLKTLKNGAETCVTFTLFDGWVLARSAMHHSAHYRSAMVFGCFKVVEEREEKNALLNHFIEQIAPGRTEHIRLGSRRELEATELLVIPLEEASVKIGNHGVNDDKGDLDREVWAGVLPYKTVVGPLQAVAELDGQIETPDYSSAYGSRWFE; from the coding sequence ATGTTATCCGCCACTCAGAGAAGCAGAATTAAAAAAGCGCCACATAAGGCTTGTACTGATACAGAGAGCCTTTATCGGATTATTGATGAAAGCCTGATTGCCCATGTTGCTATTGTTGAACAGAATGCTCCCTTAGTGATCCCCATGCTGGCCTGGCGGGTGGAAGATAAGGTGTATATTCATGGAGCGAAAAACAGCCGCCTTCTGAAAACGCTTAAAAATGGCGCTGAAACCTGTGTTACTTTTACTCTGTTTGATGGTTGGGTGTTGGCGCGTTCAGCCATGCATCATAGTGCTCACTACAGAAGTGCTATGGTATTTGGCTGCTTTAAAGTGGTCGAAGAGAGAGAAGAGAAAAATGCCTTACTTAATCACTTTATAGAGCAAATAGCACCGGGCAGAACGGAACACATTCGTCTTGGCAGCCGCAGGGAGCTGGAAGCGACAGAATTGCTGGTGATTCCCCTTGAAGAGGCCTCTGTCAAAATTGGTAATCATGGTGTTAATGATGATAAAGGAGATTTAGACCGCGAAGTCTGGGCCGGGGTTTTACCCTACAAAACGGTAGTGGGTCCTTTGCAAGCGGTTGCTGAACTGGATGGGCAGATTGAAACGCCCGATTACTCTTCGGCGTATGGTTCCCGCTGGTTTGAGTAA
- the pdxR gene encoding MocR-like pyridoxine biosynthesis transcription factor PdxR — MQSIDLGDLCLSPECSSLQQALFQEIRNKIINRLWRKGARLPSTRKAAEELGISRNTVTLTYEQLVAEGYIESRAGSGFYVSVEVPEHFLLQVTQATENKNNQHISDSQGLNCFFAPGVPDLSAFPFTKWQRILQHHSSRVAIAGLNDLQGLPELREALAHYLASSRSVDCSAKRIIITNGAQQALTIAALAVSSLTADSKSCPIAMEEPGYTQMRKVLALFNIKTINLSVEPETGWDLSRLLSSPAKAVYLTPSNQYPMGFSLNTDQRMQVLNWAAINNSWIIEDDYDSEFQFAHRPYTSMQGLAAQSGLTDRCIYIGSFSKTLFNGLRIGYMVVPDELVRPCLNIKDALSGTTPAHTQAATAEFISQGHYLTHLRKMRKHYQLKRETMISLLNQHFAEDLEVISQPAGLHITVRWQGNPGENEFSKQAEKEGVTVRPLSYYQQSAQPRQWNSVVMGFGNCPLTDMAASIEKLAGIFHRMR; from the coding sequence ATGCAAAGTATCGACCTTGGCGATCTCTGCCTTTCTCCAGAGTGCTCTTCATTACAACAGGCACTGTTTCAGGAGATCAGAAACAAGATTATTAACCGCCTATGGCGAAAAGGCGCCAGACTGCCTTCAACCAGAAAGGCGGCAGAAGAACTTGGTATCAGCAGAAATACCGTAACGCTCACTTATGAACAACTGGTCGCTGAAGGGTATATTGAGAGTCGTGCCGGATCCGGCTTTTACGTATCCGTAGAAGTTCCCGAGCATTTTCTGTTGCAGGTGACTCAAGCGACTGAAAATAAAAACAATCAACACATTAGTGACAGCCAAGGGTTAAACTGTTTTTTTGCCCCCGGAGTGCCAGATTTATCCGCTTTTCCATTTACAAAATGGCAGCGAATTCTGCAACATCACAGCAGCAGGGTGGCCATTGCCGGACTCAATGATCTTCAGGGGTTACCTGAGTTAAGAGAAGCACTTGCACACTACCTTGCTTCTTCCCGTTCTGTCGACTGCTCAGCCAAACGCATTATTATCACCAACGGGGCACAGCAGGCGCTGACTATCGCTGCTCTGGCAGTCTCTTCTCTGACGGCGGACAGTAAATCCTGCCCCATCGCAATGGAAGAGCCGGGGTATACTCAAATGCGCAAGGTGTTAGCGCTGTTTAACATCAAAACCATCAACCTTAGCGTTGAACCTGAAACCGGCTGGGATTTGAGCCGGTTGCTAAGCTCTCCGGCCAAAGCTGTCTATTTAACCCCCAGCAATCAATATCCGATGGGATTTAGCCTGAATACAGATCAGAGAATGCAGGTTCTCAATTGGGCTGCGATAAACAACAGCTGGATTATTGAAGATGATTACGACAGTGAGTTTCAGTTTGCTCACAGGCCATACACCTCCATGCAGGGATTAGCAGCACAATCTGGCCTGACCGATCGATGTATCTACATAGGTTCCTTTAGTAAAACCCTGTTTAACGGGCTGAGAATCGGCTATATGGTGGTGCCGGATGAGTTAGTCAGACCATGTCTGAACATTAAAGATGCCCTGAGCGGGACTACGCCAGCTCATACTCAGGCAGCGACTGCTGAGTTTATCAGTCAGGGCCACTATTTAACTCATCTGAGAAAAATGCGTAAACACTACCAGTTAAAACGAGAAACCATGATTTCCCTTTTAAACCAACACTTCGCTGAAGATTTAGAAGTAATCAGCCAACCAGCCGGACTGCATATCACCGTCCGCTGGCAGGGAAATCCCGGTGAAAATGAATTTTCAAAACAGGCGGAAAAGGAGGGAGTTACCGTTCGTCCACTGAGCTACTATCAACAATCCGCACAGCCCAGACAGTGGAACTCTGTGGTTATGGGATTTGGCAACTGCCCTTTAACTGACATGGCGGCCAGCATAGAAAAGCTGGCCGGAATATTTCACCGTATGCGCTAA
- a CDS encoding c-type cytochrome, protein MKKYILALLIPLSASSFAAFDTDIETRQNAFSDIKDNVEMAGDMLDSGKLDWQKLQQYGQALTSNASILENHFPEGSKEGSNAKAAVWNNPDKFSEGLQMLNSGFDSFYSAAKANDKSALVAGFKQATKTCKACHRKFRVKK, encoded by the coding sequence GTGAAAAAGTATATTTTAGCTCTTTTGATACCGCTGTCAGCCAGCAGTTTTGCGGCATTTGACACTGATATTGAAACCCGTCAGAACGCATTTTCTGATATCAAAGACAATGTTGAAATGGCTGGTGATATGCTAGACAGCGGAAAACTGGACTGGCAGAAATTGCAGCAATATGGTCAGGCACTGACCTCGAATGCGTCGATACTGGAAAACCACTTTCCTGAAGGAAGCAAGGAAGGAAGTAATGCAAAAGCAGCAGTCTGGAACAATCCTGATAAATTTTCAGAAGGTTTGCAGATGCTGAACAGCGGATTTGATAGCTTCTATTCAGCAGCAAAAGCGAACGACAAATCGGCTCTTGTGGCCGGATTTAAGCAGGCGACAAAAACCTGTAAGGCATGTCATAGAAAGTTCAGGGTGAAAAAGTAG
- a CDS encoding cytochrome b/b6 domain-containing protein, with product MKVWDLPTRIYHWSQLALVCGLFFSGLTEQGPHTKFGLALFTLLLWRLLWGLTGSDTSRFSHFIKSPFAVIRYLKGSLEENPGHNPAGGYMVIVLITALILQCLTGLAVAGYLDPLPASEAWLNDEVFDLAVLVHETGIVYLPILIALHISAILIYQLRGKPLVKAMFTGEQTISGEQAISGNKVHFAGNSKALLFFLLCLAVTVSLYLLSAE from the coding sequence ATGAAAGTATGGGATCTACCGACAAGGATTTATCACTGGAGCCAGCTCGCTTTAGTTTGTGGCCTGTTTTTTAGCGGCCTGACAGAGCAAGGACCTCATACTAAATTTGGATTAGCACTGTTTACTCTTCTGTTATGGCGTCTTCTTTGGGGCTTAACAGGTAGTGATACCAGCCGTTTTTCTCACTTTATCAAATCCCCCTTTGCTGTGATTCGCTACCTTAAGGGTAGTCTGGAAGAAAACCCCGGCCATAATCCCGCAGGCGGTTATATGGTTATTGTATTAATAACTGCATTGATTCTGCAGTGCCTGACCGGGTTAGCCGTGGCCGGATATCTGGATCCCCTTCCAGCTTCTGAGGCATGGCTGAATGACGAGGTGTTTGATTTGGCTGTTTTGGTACACGAGACCGGTATTGTCTACTTGCCGATTTTGATCGCTCTTCATATTAGCGCCATTTTGATCTACCAACTTCGTGGAAAGCCTTTGGTAAAAGCCATGTTTACCGGAGAGCAAACTATTTCCGGAGAACAGGCTATCAGCGGCAACAAAGTTCACTTTGCCGGCAATAGCAAAGCCTTATTGTTTTTCTTGTTATGTCTGGCTGTTACTGTGTCTCTCTATCTGCTGTCAGCAGAGTAA
- a CDS encoding substrate-binding periplasmic protein, giving the protein MHILIRYLTSFLISLTLLLSSACYATQVVRLTSGEWPPYLSNHLAEGGFATKIVTEAFNEMGIEVEISYYPWKRSYNYAMEGKDPGGNIWHGTIVWIKTEQRMKSFYYSDPVITDEDVLFYLAKSSLHWKTVADLEGKIIGGTAHTAYPTFEKAHKDGLITLQRGGNYDSLLKRIFHQKIDAAQMPKQVGLYYLNHSFSTAEQKQFTYSPTVIERRTYHLILSKNRDENKALLKLFNQGLAKLHSNGRYRSLVSQLRRGSY; this is encoded by the coding sequence GTGCATATACTCATCCGGTATCTAACTTCGTTTCTGATTTCTCTTACTCTGCTGCTTAGCTCAGCATGCTATGCAACACAAGTGGTTCGCCTGACTAGTGGTGAGTGGCCTCCTTACCTCTCTAATCACTTAGCGGAAGGCGGCTTTGCAACAAAGATTGTTACTGAAGCCTTTAACGAGATGGGTATAGAGGTTGAAATCAGTTACTACCCATGGAAACGTTCTTATAACTACGCTATGGAAGGAAAAGACCCTGGCGGAAATATCTGGCATGGAACCATTGTCTGGATAAAAACCGAGCAGAGGATGAAGTCATTCTATTACAGCGATCCTGTTATTACCGATGAAGATGTTCTCTTCTATCTGGCTAAATCTTCCCTGCACTGGAAAACCGTTGCCGATCTGGAGGGAAAAATCATCGGAGGAACAGCGCATACAGCCTATCCAACCTTCGAAAAAGCCCATAAAGACGGTCTTATCACTTTGCAAAGGGGAGGAAACTACGATTCACTACTGAAGCGGATTTTCCACCAAAAGATCGATGCGGCTCAAATGCCGAAACAAGTTGGCCTGTATTACCTCAATCACAGTTTTTCCACGGCTGAACAAAAGCAGTTTACCTACTCTCCAACGGTTATTGAACGGCGCACCTATCACCTTATTCTGTCCAAAAACAGAGATGAGAATAAAGCCTTGCTGAAGCTGTTCAATCAGGGGTTAGCAAAGTTACATAGTAATGGGCGTTACCGGAGTCTGGTGAGTCAACTCCGCCGGGGCAGTTATTAA